The genomic interval gaatgaatgagttctactcctattttgtgtggaagtggtaactttttgacttcttattttgtctttccccatcctcgggcatctctgtgtgagacggggagaacatgcaaactccacagagatagccgagggtggaattgaaccctggtctcctagctgtgaggtctgcgcgctaaccactcgaccgccgtgccgcccctgacctgaatatatattaaaatataatactcCTTCAATATGACGTACAGATAAACTGAtcacaataataacacattGTTGAATTACTACATCACTGTATCGAGTGTCAATCACGACCGAATACTCACTGCAGGTGTCCATTTGCCGCCAAGATGGCTCCCACAATCGGGACATTTGGTCGGCTTGTGGCGGGTGACGTAGACAAATGAACAGCTAGGATTTAGACACCTCCCACGACCTCTTCTGGTGTATGTCTTCACAGACTGCAAAGGGGGACAAACGCAGTTATTTGACTTTAATATACTTTAAGTTAATATTCGCCATGGATGCTGATAGAGGTTACCATCTTGTATGAAGGCGAAGCTTCTTGCTCTTCTTTGGCTCCCACAGAAAGCATCATTACAGGACTAAAGGAGTTAACCCCAGCCTGAAATGAGGAGAGAGGCTTGAATTCATCAACGACATGAATGTAAACGTTAATGGCGGATGTGAACATGTCACCTGATTGGGGATGATGGCAACCATCTGCGTCATCTCCCCTTGTATTTGCTGCACCGCCATCATACTGTTAACACCAGCAGTATCTCTCATCTCGCTTCTTTTCACTCCAACACCGTTTACCGTAGCATCCACAGAGCTCTGTGAGAAAGAAACATCTGTGGAAGCCGGGGACGCGGATGTGATGGGCGATGAAGAGGACGATGCGCTTCCCGGGATTGTTGATGACGCGTCTTGCGTGTGCTTCCCGAGGTTATCCAGAACGGTGGACTTCTGACAAACCTCCACCTTGCAGGCCAAGCCAGGCATGCTTCTTTGCGGCTTCTTTGGAGTCAAAGATGACACGCCTCCCTCGGCTGGAGGATCTGGAGCTTCTGCCTGAGAGCATCCTGCCTGCTGATTTTCGGCGAGGATGAGGTAACTAGCTCTTGGGCGGATTTTACGGAAGCCGGGGAGGTCTTTGGAGGGGCTGTGGGATAACTGCAATAACAACACAAACGAGGTCATTAATAGGgttatgttattcattcattcattcattttctaccgcttatcctcataagggtcgcgggggttgctggagcctaccccagctgtctttggggtacaccctggactggtagccagccaatcacagggcacatatagacaaacaaccattcacactcacattcatacctatggagatggccgagggtggggaaagacaaaataagaagccaaaaagttaccacttccacacaaaataggaggagaactaatttgttcattcattttctaccgcttatccttataaGGAtaatgccggagcctatcccagcgccATATTTCCCCCTTACTGCGATTCACATCAAAATAATAACCCTACATTTTTtggatggccaagggtggggaaagacaaaataagaatccaaaaagttaccacttccacacaaaataggagaactcattcatttattcattttctaccgcttatcctcacaagggtcgtgctggagcctatcccggctatcttggggcgagaggcggcgtacaccctggactggtggccagccaatcacagggcacaaatagacaaacaaccattcacactcacattcatacctatggacaatttggagtcgctaattaacctagcatgtttttggaatgtggaggaaaccggaatactcggagaaaacccacgcatgcacggggagaacatgcacagagatggccgagggtggaattgaactcgggtctcctagctgtgaggcctgagcgctaactACTAGTCCTCCATGCCACTCTTATGTTATTCAATATTCCAATATGAAGGGTCAAATCAGGAAAAATACTGCTCCACGCCCACACTCGAAGGGGTGTAttactgtacttactgtatTAGTACCCTCCTTCTCCGACTTGGCCTTTTCCAGATAGTAGCCTTTCTCCGCCACGCTGAGCCTTTTCCAGCTCTCACTGATTCGCTTGTTGATCTCAGATTGTGGCTGATTTGGTGTCTCCTGTTGGATAATCTGATAAACATCGAAGTAGTACAGCAGGTACGCGGACCTGTATGACAGTCTgggttattattcattcattcacgcaGGGGCTAAATATCAATTTAGGAATGTGTCAATATTACAGATATAATATAGATTACCTGGGTTTCTTTGATTTCAACTCGTTTCCTTCCTTAGTTTTACGCTTTCTTTTCATGAGGGAAGGTGTTTGTACGTCTGTGCTCTCCACCTCCTCTGTCACCTTCACTACCTCATATAATTCTACTTTGTCCATGATGACCCAGGATCTAGTaacacatttaataaaaaaaaatgttgttacaGACTAACTTTGAACTTCAATTGAGTTTTCTTTTTTAGACAAAGCCATGTTTGtcaatttaaaatgaaaatacgtGTATTTGACGTatattatgctaatattatGCTAGGGTGAAAAGTGGACAAGTAGCAAAAAGATGGAAATGAATGTAAGTGAAAACATATGCCACATAACGTAGGCCTGTACAACGTGCTAGTAACCTAGATGACACACAACATTGCTTTAGTCTTTGcaaaattatataaaacatcaacaaacaaGAACACAGAATTAATGAAGCGTTAACAAGTTAAAAGAACCGGCACTTCCCTATTTTAAAAGTAGCATAAATGGCTTGTCTTTATACTGCCTGTACTCACACAGCATTGTCCAATGAAATGGCTTCTTGTTGAAGTCTTACCTCGAATGGCCCGAAGCGCTTCACGGTGCTTTGGAACAGATGTAAAACACACCAAGAAGGTAAAACATTGTTAACATTGTTAACAACATTGATACATTTCAAACGCTATCGCTAGAGTATTGAATTTGGCTGGTTTAATGTCTGAAAAATGCAGGTTCGTTCGCCATCGACTGGCAAAAAAACATGGCGATTTCTTGCTAAGGCTCTAAGCCAATCAGCTGCGTGAACACGGAAACACTGGCCAATCAGAGAGGACGTTTTTGACGCGTGAAGGTGACACTTGCATTGAGGAGCCTCTCCTAAAGATGACATGCGTCTATCGGATTTGTACATTAACGACAACCACAACGTAGAAGTAAgatgaaaatgttttgttcGAATTTGATCGTATAGCTTTATTATGATTCAGGGTGCAGAATTCTAACCCGGAAAAGAACTCAGACCTAACTAATCAAAACGCTTATCCCAGGCTATGTAGTTGAACACCGATCAATTCGATGCGAAAAAATGGCGGATGACAAGGTGAGTGAAGCggtgtactgttttttttgcagtcactCATAATCAATAATGtgtttagaattattattacgAGGAGCAAtggaaagaaaaatattaaccgcacatttattgtgaatttacttattttaataATGACTTAACTTATCTCTAGTGACGTTATATGGTCGGTAAACTCTGTTCAACTTTTACTCTGTCAGCTGCAACGACCATAAatagcatgcatttttgcaCCACTTGTGCAGAATTACTGTCATTGCgtggtgaaaaaaaagtgttatttttaggATCCCCTGAAACAGCTGAAAGACCTGACGCAGCTAAAAGAACAGTTGGAGGAGATCCAAAAGCGAGTTGAGAACCAAATCTCTGTTGGAATTCCTCAGGTAcgttattcaattattattattatgaaagaaaaataaaataaagaaagaataaataaacaaagaaaaataaaatcaccTGAGGTTTTGCATGTTAGCGTCATCTTGAAATTTcactcgggcggcacggtggtcaagtggttagcacgcagacctcacagctaggagaccagagttcaattcctgcctcggccatctatgtgtggagtttgcatgttctccccgtgcatgcgtgggttttctccgggtactccgttttcctcacacattccaaaaacatgctaggttaattagcgactccaaattgtccataggtatgaatgtgagtgtgaatggttgtttgtctatatgtgccctgtgattggctggccaccagtccagggtgtaccccgcctctcgcccaaaagacagccgggataggctccagcaccccctgtgacccttgtgaggataaacattagaaaatgaatgcattctcctattttgtgtggaagtggtaactttttggcttcttattttgtctttccccaccctcggccatctctgtgtggagtttgcatgttctctccgtgcatgcgtgggtttttggcactccccacgaccctcatgaggaaaagcggtagaaaatgaatgaatgaatgaatgaatgaaatttcaCTCAAATGCTGACTTTTTGTGAGTAATGTACATAAAATGCCTTGGAATCATtatagtatgtagtatttttccttaatattacATTTAGTTTTCCTTGTATTCATTGTGTCAAACAACTCACGTTAATGGATTTCATTCCTCCGGCAGGGTGGCTCAGTGTTAGGGTCGCCGTTCCTGAAGGGCTTCCTGGCTGGTTACGTGGCGGCCAAGCTCCGATCCTCCGCCATCGTGGGATTGCTGCTGGGGACCGTCACCGGCATGTACGCGGCGCAAAACTATCAAGTGCCCAATGTTGAAAGGACGGTGAAAGAGTTTTTTGACAACTTGAAAAAAGGGCCCAAGTAGAGATAGCCTGGTGCTCCTTCTTGTTTGGACTAAAATAAGGAAGTGCTGACGAGGTTTGGTCCTCACATTTCCTGTTTGGTTTTATTTGACATGCTAGTTGATTTGCATTGCAGTTAGTTTGTATTGAATTTCACGGTAGTGATAATGATTGTGATCCAGAATGAGACAGCGAGGTACAGGAGGCGGTGGCGAAGTAGGTTCCAGTGGGGGGTCCTCTTGTGTGTCATGGTCTTCATCTACGGCTCTCACGCGCCTCTCATCGCTTTGAGCAAAGTCGACGACCGCGTCCCCTTTGACCCGTCCTCGTGTGTGGTAATGATCGAGCTCGCCAAGCTGCTCGTGTCTTTCGCTGCACTCGTTTCAACCGACGGCACCTCCGCGTTACGTGCCGCTCACTCGATGGTGCTCGTAGCTCCTTACGCCATCCCGGCTGTTCTCTACGCCGTCAATAACAACCTGGTGGTCCTCATGCAAGCGTACATGGATCCGAGCTCTTTCCAGGTTCTCAGCAACCTTAAAATCGCCACCACTGCTGTGCTTTATTCGTTGTGTCTAAGCAGGACGCTACGCTGGCGTCAGTGGGTCAGCGTGGGGCTCCTCATGGCAGCAGGTGTGTGCCACAGCTACAGCAGCCTGGATCCAGCAAACGGGGTCCCGGATGATGCGACCAGGCTTCATATCACAGCATGGGGGCTCTTACTTATATTGGTGTATTGCTGCTTTTCCGGGCTGGCAGCTGTTTATACAGAAAGGGTGCTGAAGAGCCAGAAGCTTCCACTCAGCCTGCAGAATCTCTACCTCTACGTTTTTGGTGTGCTCATCAACGGTCTGTCATCGTTTTCCGCCCTAGCGAGCGATAAAAGCTTTCTGGAAGGATACTCCTGCACGGTTTGGGCGATCGTAGTGGGACAAGCGGCTAACGGCCTCCTGATGTCCGTGTTGCTGAAGCACGGCAGCGGCATCACAAGACTCTTCATCATCTCCTGTTCGATGCTCGTCAATGCTTTGTTGTCTTGGGCCTTACTAGGGTTGCAGctcacttttttctttcttctaccCGTCTCCATGGTCGGACTGGCAGCTTATCTTTACTATACATAATGGAAGCCTCACTGAAATGTTtgaatatacattattatttttattattatacagtattctCACTGGCTACTTCCTTAATAAAGGAATATTTCAAACAGCTCATTAGATTGGGGCAGGTGTACCTAAGGATGTCCAGTACTTATTTCATCGTTTTGACATTCATGACTAATGTTATGGCATTTAaagttattttgaaaaatattgcaaataaatattgtcaagtattattttctttgtatggaggttttttgtttgaaaatgaGCTAAAAGTAAAGCTAACTAAGTACCTTTTTCCAGtgctgcatactgaaaaatcagtAAATTcatttggagcctatcccagctgtctttgggcgagaggcggggtacacagccaatcacagggcacatatagacaaacaaccattcacactcgcattcatacctatggacaatttggagtcgctaattaacctagcatgtttttggaatgtgggaggaaacctggagtacccggaaaaaacccacgcatgcacagggagaacatacaaactcctcacagagatggccgagggtggggaaagacaaaataagaagccaaaaagttaccacttccacacaaaataggaggagaactcattcattcattcattttctaccgcttatcctcacgagggtcacagggggtgctggagcctatcccagctgtctttgggcgagaggcggggtacacagccaatcacagggcacatatagacaaacaaccattcacactcacattcatacctatggacaatttggagtcgctaattaacctagcatgtttttggaatgtgggaggaaaccagagtacccggagaaaacccacgcatgcacggggagaacatgcaaactccacacagagatggccgagggtggggaaagacaaaataagaagccaaaagttaccacttccacacaaaataggaggagaactcattcattcattcattttctactgcttatccttacgagggtcgcgggggtgctggagtctatcccagctgtcttcggatgagaggcggggtacaccctggactggtggccagccaatcacagggcacatatagacaaacaaccattcacactcacattcatacctatggacaatttggagtcgctaattaacctagcatgtttttggaatgtgggaggaaaccggagtacccggggagcacggggagaacatgcaaactccacacatggccgagggtggaattgaaccctagtccccgagctgtgaggtattcgtgctaaccacttgaccgccgtgccgccctgatgtAGTTTTAAACACTTGAATTAAGACtaaaacagtaatatgtactttAAATTGTCTGTGTTTGCCCAACGGTGAGTGCGCCCCCTGGTTGCAGTCACACGGTACCTGCAGGCTCTCCTCCCTCAGATGATTCATCTCACTTTGGTGCACGTCATACTGGTCCTGCAGAGCCGTCTGGGCCTGCCGGGCCTCATCTCGCAGGGCCTCCATCTGCAGCACCAGAACCCGCCTCTCTCTGCTCAGCACCAGCAGGTCTCTCTGCAGTCCCTCGCTCTAGCAAGACACATCCGTTAGCGCTTTATTATCCCTCAGCTGTTTCCCCAATCGTTATTTACACTTCTCTGTGTGGCGACTCCCTCTAAATCGCCACATTCACTCACGATTCATGTCTTGTGTTCGCACTAAATCTTGCATTCCTTTAAACTGACTCAGCATCCTCCCCAAAGATAGACGACGATATCAAAACGTCTACACTCCATCTCATTATCTTACTGGAAGCCGCTCCTTTGCCAAGtctttctccatcttctccaccTCCTGCTGAATTAATCTCCCGCTGTGCTCCTTCACTTGCCTCCTACGCCCGTGTGCATGGCGCTCATCCAAGTgctaaaaaagaacaaacaatacAAGCCGCAGTGAGGGCGTCTTTTGcggtggcacacacacacaaatctaaTAAACTGCACAAAGAAAGGATTAGAAATGATTCGAAAAGGGACGAGTCGCTGCTCAAGGGCGTTTACTTGGAGGCAGAGGTCACATTTTACTGGAGACATGTTCTTCTCCGTGTTCTTTCTGAGAGCTTCCTTGAGTTGCAGGATCTTTGTTAGCCTCTGCTGGACTTTCTCTGCGCTCTCTTTGTCTTCTGCAGACATGAGATAgacaatatacacaatatacactaCATTGATACACTGTACAGATATACTGTAGTATAGTAGTAAtgttaatagttttatttcatttgaacatgcatcagattacaattgaatgcatcacattcagtaactgttacatttgttcacttcctgctttcctaatatagttttttttattatttatttatttatttgtcacataatcagttcacagttccacatgtccaaaaggagtaggaagaagcaaagcttattaaatcctacccctccatctggtacttttacaatcagtaactgttacatttgttcacttcctgctttccttatatagtttttttcattattattattatttttttttttgtcacataatcagttcacagttccacgtgtccaaaaggagtaggaagaagcaaagcttattaaatcctaccgctccatctggtacttttacaatcagtaactgttacatttgttcacttcctgctttccataatacagtttaagggtttttttttttttttttttaaataatgtacttcataccgaagtacgaggtgatatagtATAAGTACAATCCTCATCAAGTGTAATTTTACCTTTGATATGAGCTTCCATTTCCTGTCGCAGCTCTTCCTGGAAGCGTTTCACGGCGTCTGAACCCTGGCTGGGTTCAGTATCAGATAAATGTCTGTCCGCTTGGCACCCGACCCCATGGAGCTGCCAAATCAACATAACGGTAATGGTTTAGGTCAGGGTGTCCAAACGTCTTATAATGTCTATAAATGTTTATagttaaaaatgaaaggatgcacagGATGAGATTTTATTGCCAGAATCATTTAACTAATaaagctgcacagcggtcgagtggttagcgcgcagacctcacagctaggagacccgagttcaaacccgagtgtggagtttgcatgttctccccgtgcatgtgtgggttttctccaggtactccggtttcctcccacattccaaaaacatgctaggttaattagcgactccaaattgtccataggtatgaatgtgagtgtgaatggttgtttgtctatatgtgccctgtgattggctggccaccagtccagggtgtaccccgcctctcgcctgaagacagctgggataggctccagcgcccccagcaacccttgtcaggataagcggtagaaaatgaatgagtcctcctcctattttgtgtggaagtggtaactttttggcttcttattttgtctttccccaccctcggccatctctgtgtggagtttgcatgttctccccgtgcatgcgtgggttttctccgggtactccggtttcctcccacattccaaaaacatgctaagttaattagcgactccaaattgtccataggtatgaatgtgagtgtgaatggttgtttgtctatatgtgccctgtgattggctggtcaccagtccagggtgtaccccgcctctataTGTTCATAGTTTGTATTTCTGTGAGGGGGGGTTTGACCTTGAGTTGAATCCTCTCTGATtctttcctcctcttctcccACGACTGATCTTTGACCATCTGTTGGAAAGACCACAGAGTGTTTGTTAGTGACGCTCAGGAGGACTTCAAGGTCTCATCTCACAAATGACCTGCAGATGTTTCAGAAGCTCGGCCAGCCTGCGCATGTTATATGTCTCATTTCCCGCCTCTGACATCATCACGTGTCTCAGCGCCGTAATGCAGCCTCGGAACTCTCGCTCGCTTTCGCGAGGACTCCAGCGGCATATGGCGGCCTTTTTTCTTGACAGATGCTTGACTTTTTGGGCCAAAGATAAAGCAGACAGAGTCTCGCCGTCTGTATCACCTGGTCGGATGCAGTAGATGAGAAGCGTCTTGCTAGTTCCTGTTAGAGCGTCACGTACAAGGAAAGGCAGGAGCGGCTCTGTTTTAGTTTCTTCACCGGGGGTCTGCTCCACCACCTTCAACAATGGGCTCACCCTGGAGAACACAcgttgacattcattcattcattttctaccgattttcaaacaaccattcacactcacattcatacctatggacaatttggagtcgctaattaacctagcatgtttttggaatgtgggaggaaaccagagtacccggaaaaaaaacccatgcaagcacggggagaacatgcaaactccacagagatggccgagggtgaagaatgacaaaataagtagccaaaaagttaccacttccacacaaaataggaggagcattcattcattcattttctaccactaatcctcacaagggttgcggggggtgctggagcctatcccagctgtcttggggcgagaggcggggtacaccctggactggtggccagccaatcacaggggacatatagacaaacaaccattcacactcacattcataccaatggactattttgagtcgctaattaacctagcatgtttttggaatgtgggaggaaaccggaatacccggagaaaacccatgcatgcacgaggagaacatgcaaactccacacagagatggccaagggtggggaaagacaaaataagaagccaaaaagttaccacttccacacaaaataggaggagaactcattcattcattcattttgtatcgcttatcctcacaagggtcgtgttggagcctatcccaactatcttggggcaagaggtggggtacaccctggactgttggccagccaatcacagcgcacatatagacaaacaaccattcacactcacattcatacctatggacaatttggagtcgctaattaacttagcatgtttttggaatgtgggaggcaaactccacacagagatggccgagggtggaattgaactcgggtctcctagctatgaggtctgcgtgctaaccactggatcgccgtgcagccccacacaTTGACAtgaaaatgctatttttgtttcataTCAAATGACCACCAATTGATCACATGACTGCATCACATAGTCACTGGAGTCCAGTCTAAGAGTTTAAGAGATACAATTGTGTGTATTATTGAATTCATAAATctaacacattattttttaatgcatgtaTTTACAATATTTCAGTATTATTGTGGTCGGAGTTGCTGCACTTTTATAGCTAACTTTTATAGATAATGCACAGTGGGTCTGCATCCATTAATGCTTGATTAGCAATTAAATGTTGCTAATAGTGTTTGGTCCTTTTCACAGCTCATTGCTTTTCTTCATTACATACCCAAATGCACTCTGCAGCTACTTTAGAAAAACGACAAACGCTCCGCTATCTAAATACCATATGTGCCGCTTTCAACGCAACAACCTCTTATGGCTCGTAATAACTTGGTTAAAGAGCACTTGTGCTGCTGTCGAAGAGACTAGTGTTTAGCACATACGGGTTGTGATTGGGTCCTGCTAGttaactttttggtcataaaatacCGTAAAACGGGGTATTAGGGTCacattgggggggaaaaaaagtcaaataaaaatgtttggccGTGACATGTTTAAGGACTTTTAAGCCTATGACTTCAGACTTGACATGACCTGTCTTATCTTGACTTCATAACGATGACTTGCAAGCAAGTATGCAGCACAATGTAAGACTCCAGTATTGGACTAACCTTGTGGGGTCGCTCCTGCAAGCTCCGCCCACCAGATTGAAGACCTGGAACCTGCTGCGACAAAACTGAGGTGAGTCCGTCTCACCTGTATGGAGTTTCCATTCCACGgtcattgtgaactgcagtgaACCGGAGCTGCTCAACAGTTGAAACAAGCAAGCACTATTTAATTATATGTTGTGTAACCAGTCAGAGTGAGTCAGCGATTATGTAGCATGAGTTTATTTGACCTACCGTAGCGCTTCATTGGCCTTCGGTGCTTCTTCCCTGCATGTCTTATACACAGCGTACGCTTCCTCCGCAGAGCCCACGCACACCTCGCTTAAATCGCTGATAAcactaaaaccaaaacaaaagccGCTTCAGTGTTGCAGTgactaaaaagaaaacatgaaacCTCATGTTTGTATTGCTCATTGAATGTGATCAGTCACACTCACGCTCCCAGGACTGGATGAAGGACAAGTTCTAGACTGTTAGACTCAGGGCTCAAGAGGTCCACACCACTTCCATCTGGATCAAACTTAAAAGAACACACATCATTTTTACATAAATGTTGATATATGTTGATTATGGTCTGTGTTAGTGTCATACAAACAAACCTGGAGGAAGGATACTGAGATAAACAGTTCCCTTTTCACTTCTGACATCACATGATTCAATACATTTATCAAcacctataaaaaaaaagcagatgtcaatttttttttacacctgtaTAGCCCTTTAGAAGGTTAGAATGTTAAATAAAGGCTTTATGGTGGtggcagtttgaccctggaacagactattttctATTTTGATGATTTCTCATGGGAAAAATATATCTTATACAGCCGCCCCTTGCAATTTTGCGGTCCAATTATTGCTCCCTCgctatacttattttttttttcttaaattcttTCTTTAATAACTAAGTGTCAGGTTTTTGGCCCCtaaagtttagaagaaatataactggttagctagctagttcgttagcttgctagctagcggccGTCCAATTATTGTTCCCTCgctatacttatatatatatatatatatatatatatatatattttcttaaattCTTTCTTTAATAACTAAATGGCCATTGTTTGTGGTAGACTGTGGTCTATTAGTCAAAACAGAATTGAAATACAAGCAATTCTGGtgactaggtggcagtaatgtctCAAAACATTATGGCgatattacattaaattacttTAATATTGCATGAGGTAACCACTGGCATGTCGAGCATGAtagaatgaaaaaaagtaaatacaaaaaagtgTCAGGTTTTTGGCCCctaaagtttagaataaataaattcgaagctaactggttagctagctagttcgttagcttgctagctagcggccGTCCAATTATTGTTCCCTCGCTATacttctatatattttttcttaaattcttTCTTTAATAACTAAATGGCCATTGTTTTGTGGTATActgtggtctattattagtcaaaacagaATTGAAATACAAGCAATTCTgatcactaggtggcagtaatgtctCAAAACATTATGGCgatattacattaaattacttTAATATTGCATGAAGTCATCACTGGCATGTCCAGCATGAtagaatgaaaaaaagtaaatttaaaaaagtgtcaGGTTATTGGCCCCAAAAGTTTGGAAGAAATATATTcgaagctaactggttagctagctagttcgttagcttgctagctagcggccGTCCAATTATTGTTCCCTCgctatacttatatatattttttcttaaattcttTCTTTAATAACTAAATGGCCATTGTTTTGTGGTAGActgtggtctattattagtcaaaacagaATTGGTATACAAGcaattctggtcactaggtggcagtaatgtctaaagtttagaataaataaattcgaagctaactggttagctagctagttcgttagcttgctagctagcagccGTCTCGAGGATAAGAGTTACAATTTGACGGAAATAATGAATAGAATCGTAAATGGGTGTTTACGTTGatttaataatgttagaaagaTATTCGctgttattttgatatattgcatttattaacattgaatcctacacTGC from Doryrhamphus excisus isolate RoL2022-K1 chromosome 23, RoL_Dexc_1.0, whole genome shotgun sequence carries:
- the LOC131110403 gene encoding SLC35A4 upstream open reading frame protein isoform X1, with translation MARSASRCFGTDVKHTKKDPLKQLKDLTQLKEQLEEIQKRVENQISVGIPQGGSVLGSPFLKGFLAGYVAAKLRSSAIVGLLLGTVTGMYAAQNYQVPNVERTVKEFFDNLKKGPK
- the LOC131110403 gene encoding SLC35A4 upstream open reading frame protein isoform X2, which produces MRLSDLYINDNHNVEDPLKQLKDLTQLKEQLEEIQKRVENQISVGIPQGGSVLGSPFLKGFLAGYVAAKLRSSAIVGLLLGTVTGMYAAQNYQVPNVERTVKEFFDNLKKGPK
- the LOC131110403 gene encoding SLC35A4 upstream open reading frame protein isoform X3; this translates as MADDKDPLKQLKDLTQLKEQLEEIQKRVENQISVGIPQGGSVLGSPFLKGFLAGYVAAKLRSSAIVGLLLGTVTGMYAAQNYQVPNVERTVKEFFDNLKKGPK
- the slc35a4 gene encoding probable UDP-sugar transporter protein SLC35A4; the protein is MIVIQNETARYRRRWRSRFQWGVLLCVMVFIYGSHAPLIALSKVDDRVPFDPSSCVVMIELAKLLVSFAALVSTDGTSALRAAHSMVLVAPYAIPAVLYAVNNNLVVLMQAYMDPSSFQVLSNLKIATTAVLYSLCLSRTLRWRQWVSVGLLMAAGVCHSYSSLDPANGVPDDATRLHITAWGLLLILVYCCFSGLAAVYTERVLKSQKLPLSLQNLYLYVFGVLINGLSSFSALASDKSFLEGYSCTVWAIVVGQAANGLLMSVLLKHGSGITRLFIISCSMLVNALLSWALLGLQLTFFFLLPVSMVGLAAYLYYT
- the LOC131110402 gene encoding uncharacterized protein LOC131110402 — its product is MGIQRFQQQLLQPLIESIGEGYSGSLLLCGASMENVSSLVDHVIIRQVLINVLNHVMSEVKRELFISVSFLQFDPDGSGVDLLSPESNSLELVLHPVLGAVISDLSEVCVGSAEEAYAVYKTCREEAPKANEALRSGSLQFTMTVEWKLHTGETDSPQFCRSRFQVFNLVGGACRSDPTRVSPLLKVVEQTPGEETKTEPLLPFLVRDALTGTSKTLLIYCIRPDGQRSVVGEEEERIREDSTQAPWGRVPSGQTFI